One part of the Sebastes fasciatus isolate fSebFas1 chromosome 8, fSebFas1.pri, whole genome shotgun sequence genome encodes these proteins:
- the znf341 gene encoding zinc finger protein 341 isoform X2, giving the protein MAQAIFEVLEGMDNQTVLAVQSLLDGQGGVPDQNNQNVSGTSTIQSMDDEDVFLCGKCKKQFNSLPAFMTHKREQCQSSVPSLSTVSLASTNAYTPVPSISSGPQTPANRQVSTYIAVPPSPLTHTLVQGNVLVSDDVLMSAISAFTSIDQPMAAMQTPIQSNLSMHTAGVSYLQHHHHHHHHHHHHHQQQLQQQQQQQQQQQQQQQQQQQQQQQQQQQQQQQQQQQQQQQSSNALPSGQTTAHPLPAGQPAQQPLSLQVPVSHSNSVVQVYSTLPHMAGGGGGAEIHTLGLQPFHPVQVPSQCVESQPFTTPPVYSPGKQGTKTKTCSIITNLTELGDFEKVIIPKRSRSSKKNSDGAIEQLKGKVPKLKCNFCDKIFSKNFDLQQHIRSHTGEKPFQCIVCGRAFAQKSNVKKHMQTHKVWPMGVASTVSRLPITVKVVPVSPNEEEGGGGEQQPLQGEPEEEEEGSQQQNCQTQIEEEIVQTEAPGELEESAAETRADPEGGGGEATQNGQNGQNGQNGQNGQNGQNVQNGHPQVQMQAQPNQDQQCQAQTKQIVVIDSSYQCQFCASKFKTYFQLKSHLTQHKGEQVYKCVLKSCSQTFQKLDQFLEHIRTHQEQLTYRCHLCSKVFPSLFELGVHQYSHCFCPQQSTRKETSIYRCVKCQSRYSTQEALEQHLLTASHNFPCPHCQKVFPCERYFRRHLPTHGIGGRFKCQICKKAFKTEHYLKLHTRIHSGEKPYKCSLCEATFNRKDKVKRHMLIHEPFKKYKCPFRTHVGCTKEFNRPDKLKAHILSHSGIKPYKCLFCQKAFSRRAHMLEHQQSHTDNYRFRCSTCNKGFTRQSYYRDHKCPAAGNGTGSEGGTGEAEEDEVLVMPNAEEEDGEDEGRRSRFLRKDKRPGGDDGEKDDSSKGGQEQVETHREEEEEEEEEDEEEEEEEEEEEEEEGRTDEGCQAAMTITTIEGQEDREEDDGMEHGGVVLEQIQTNDQNCLQQPCL; this is encoded by the exons ATGGCGCAAGCAATATTTGAAGTGCTTGAAG GCATGGACAACCAGACAGTGTTGGCAGTCCAATCTCTGCTGGATGGCCAAGGTGGAGTTCCtgaccaaaacaaccagaaCGTCTCTGGGACGTCCACTATCCAGTCTATGG ACGACGAGGACGTGTTCCTGTGTGGGAAGTGCAAGAAACAGTTCAATTCTCTACCAGCCTTCATGACGCACAAGAGGGAGCAGTGCCAGTCTAGCGTCCCCTCCCTGTCCACAGTGTCCTTGGCCTCCACCAATGCCTACACACCGGTCCCCTCAATCAGCTCGGGACCACAGACTCCTGCCAACAGACAG GTATCCACCTACATCGCagtccctccctcccctctgaCACACACTCTGGTCCAAGGCAACGTGCTGGTTAGCGACGACGTTCTCATGTCGGCTATCTCAGCCTTCACCTCCATCGACCAGCCTATGGCTGCCATGCAGACGCCTATACAG AGTAACCTGAGCATGCACACAGCTGGTGTATCTTACCTGcagcaccatcaccaccaccaccaccatcatcatcatcatcaccagcaACAgctacagcaacaacagcaacagcaacagcagcagcagcagcagcagcaacagcagcagcagcagcagcagcagcagcagcagcagcagcagcagcagcagcagcagcagcagcagcagcagtcctcCAACGCCCTGCCATCCGGCCAGACAACGGCCCACCCCCTGCCGGCCGGACAGCCCGCCCAGCAGCCGCTCTCCTTACAGGTTCCAGTGAGCCACAGCAACTCAGTGGTCCAGGTGTACAGCACACTGCCCCATATggctggaggtggtggtggtgcagaGATCCACACCTTGGGTCTGCAGCCTTTCCATCCTGTACAA GTGCCCAGTCAGTGTGTGGAGAGCCAGCCATTCACCACCCCTCCTGTCTACAGCCCCGGGAAGCAGGGCACTAAAACAAAGACCTGCAGCATCATCACCAACCTGACAGAGCTGGGCGACTTTGAAAAGGTCATCATCCCCAAACGATCAAGGAGTAGCAAAAAAAACTCTGATGGAGCCATAG agcagctgaaaggAAAAGTTCCAAAGCTGAAGTGTAATTTCTGTGACAAAATCTTCTCGAAAAACTTTGATCTTCAGCAGCACATTAGAAG tcacacaggagagaaaccctTTCAGTGCATCGTCTGTGGACGAGCTTTCGCCCAAAAGTCCAACGTGAAgaaacacatgcagacacacaag GTGTGGCCTATGGGTGTGGCCAGCACAGTGTCCAGACTACCAATCACAGTAAAGGTGGTACCAGTGTCGCCCaatgaggaggagggggggggcggGGAGCAGCAGCCGCTGCAAGGTgaaccagaggaggaggaagaggggtcACAACAGCAGAACTGTCAAACACAAATAGAAGAAGAGATAGTTCAAACAG AAGCTCCAGGGGAGTTGGAGGAGAGCGCGGCCGAGACTCGGGCTGATCCGGAGGGCGGCGGAGGGGAAGCCACGCAGAACGGGCAGAACGGGCAGAATGGGCAGAACGGGCAAAACGGGCAGAACGGGCAGAACGTGCAGAACGGGCATCCTCAGGTTCAGATGCAGGCGCAGCCCAACCAGGACCAACAGTGCCAAGCTCAGACCAAACAGATAGTTGTAATAGACAGCTCCTACCAGTGCCAGTTCTGCGCCAGCAAGTTTAAGACCTACTTCCAGCTCAAGTCTCACCTGACGCAGCACAAAGGGGAGCAG GTTTATAAGTGTGTATTGAAGTCCTGCTCCCAGACCTTCCAGAAGTTGGATCAGTTCCTGGAGCACATCAGGACGCACCAGGAGCAGCTGACCTACCGCTGCCACCTCTGCAGCAAGGTGTTCCCCTCCCTGTTTGAACTGGGAGTCCACCAATACTCCCACTGCTTCTGCCCACAACAGAGCACACGCAAGGAAACCTCCATCTACAG GTGTGTGAAGTGTCAAAGCAGATATTCTACCCAGGAGGCACTGGAGCAACACCTACTGACTGCCTCGCACAACTTTCCCTGCCCACACTGTCAAAAG GTTTTCCCGTGTGAAAGGTACTTCAGACGCCACCTCCCCACTCATGGCATTGGAGGGAGGTTCAAGTGTCAGATCTGCAAGAAAGCCTTCAAGACAGAGCACTACCTCAAACTGCACACACGTATTCACTCAG GTGAAAAGCCATACAAATGCTCCCTCTGTGAGGCGACGTTCAACAGGAAGGACAAAGTGAAGCGACACATGCTCATCCATGAACCTTTCAAGAAATACAAGTGTCCCTTTAG GACACACGTAGGCTGCACCAAAGAATTCAACAGACCAGACAAACTCAAAGCCCACATTCTCTCACATTCTG GTATCAAACCCTACAAGTGTCTTTTTTGTCAGAAGGCGTTCAGCCGCAGGGCTCACATGCTCGAGCATCAGCAGTCCCACACAGATAACTACCGCTTCAGATGCTCCACCTGCAACAAGGGATTCACCAGACAGAGCTATTACAGAGATCACAAATGTCCTGCGGCAGGAAACgggacaggaagtgaaggagGGACTGGAGAGGCGGAGGAAGACGAGGTCTTGGTGATGCCtaatgcagaggaggaggacggagaggaTGAAGGGAGAAGAAGCAGGTTCTTGAGAAAAGACAAAAGGCCGGGGGGAGATGACGGAGAGAAGGACGACAGCTCAAAGGGCGGCCAAGAGCAGGTGGAAAcacacagggaggaggaggaagaggaggaggaggaggacgaggaggaggaagaagaggaggaggaggaggaagaggaagaggggaggacTGACGAGGGTTGTCAGGCTGCAATGACTATCACCACCATTGAAGGgcaggaggacagagaagaGGATGACGGGATGGAACACGGCGGCGTGGTTCTGGAGCAGATTCAGACCAACGACCAAAACTGTTTGCAGCAGCCATGTTTGTAG
- the znf341 gene encoding zinc finger protein 341 isoform X1 yields the protein MAQAIFEVLEGMDNQTVLAVQSLLDGQGGVPDQNNQNVSGTSTIQSMDDEDVFLCGKCKKQFNSLPAFMTHKREQCQSSVPSLSTVSLASTNAYTPVPSISSGPQTPANRQVSTYIAVPPSPLTHTLVQGNVLVSDDVLMSAISAFTSIDQPMAAMQTPIQSNLSMHTAGVSYLQHHHHHHHHHHHHHQQQLQQQQQQQQQQQQQQQQQQQQQQQQQQQQQQQQQQQQQQQSSNALPSGQTTAHPLPAGQPAQQPLSLQVPVSHSNSVVQVYSTLPHMAGGGGGAEIHTLGLQPFHPVQVPSQCVESQPFTTPPVYSPGKQGTKTKTCSIITNLTELGDFEKVIIPKRSRSSKKNSDGAIAEQLKGKVPKLKCNFCDKIFSKNFDLQQHIRSHTGEKPFQCIVCGRAFAQKSNVKKHMQTHKVWPMGVASTVSRLPITVKVVPVSPNEEEGGGGEQQPLQGEPEEEEEGSQQQNCQTQIEEEIVQTEAPGELEESAAETRADPEGGGGEATQNGQNGQNGQNGQNGQNGQNVQNGHPQVQMQAQPNQDQQCQAQTKQIVVIDSSYQCQFCASKFKTYFQLKSHLTQHKGEQVYKCVLKSCSQTFQKLDQFLEHIRTHQEQLTYRCHLCSKVFPSLFELGVHQYSHCFCPQQSTRKETSIYRCVKCQSRYSTQEALEQHLLTASHNFPCPHCQKVFPCERYFRRHLPTHGIGGRFKCQICKKAFKTEHYLKLHTRIHSGEKPYKCSLCEATFNRKDKVKRHMLIHEPFKKYKCPFRTHVGCTKEFNRPDKLKAHILSHSGIKPYKCLFCQKAFSRRAHMLEHQQSHTDNYRFRCSTCNKGFTRQSYYRDHKCPAAGNGTGSEGGTGEAEEDEVLVMPNAEEEDGEDEGRRSRFLRKDKRPGGDDGEKDDSSKGGQEQVETHREEEEEEEEEDEEEEEEEEEEEEEEGRTDEGCQAAMTITTIEGQEDREEDDGMEHGGVVLEQIQTNDQNCLQQPCL from the exons ATGGCGCAAGCAATATTTGAAGTGCTTGAAG GCATGGACAACCAGACAGTGTTGGCAGTCCAATCTCTGCTGGATGGCCAAGGTGGAGTTCCtgaccaaaacaaccagaaCGTCTCTGGGACGTCCACTATCCAGTCTATGG ACGACGAGGACGTGTTCCTGTGTGGGAAGTGCAAGAAACAGTTCAATTCTCTACCAGCCTTCATGACGCACAAGAGGGAGCAGTGCCAGTCTAGCGTCCCCTCCCTGTCCACAGTGTCCTTGGCCTCCACCAATGCCTACACACCGGTCCCCTCAATCAGCTCGGGACCACAGACTCCTGCCAACAGACAG GTATCCACCTACATCGCagtccctccctcccctctgaCACACACTCTGGTCCAAGGCAACGTGCTGGTTAGCGACGACGTTCTCATGTCGGCTATCTCAGCCTTCACCTCCATCGACCAGCCTATGGCTGCCATGCAGACGCCTATACAG AGTAACCTGAGCATGCACACAGCTGGTGTATCTTACCTGcagcaccatcaccaccaccaccaccatcatcatcatcatcaccagcaACAgctacagcaacaacagcaacagcaacagcagcagcagcagcagcagcaacagcagcagcagcagcagcagcagcagcagcagcagcagcagcagcagcagcagcagcagcagcagcagcagtcctcCAACGCCCTGCCATCCGGCCAGACAACGGCCCACCCCCTGCCGGCCGGACAGCCCGCCCAGCAGCCGCTCTCCTTACAGGTTCCAGTGAGCCACAGCAACTCAGTGGTCCAGGTGTACAGCACACTGCCCCATATggctggaggtggtggtggtgcagaGATCCACACCTTGGGTCTGCAGCCTTTCCATCCTGTACAA GTGCCCAGTCAGTGTGTGGAGAGCCAGCCATTCACCACCCCTCCTGTCTACAGCCCCGGGAAGCAGGGCACTAAAACAAAGACCTGCAGCATCATCACCAACCTGACAGAGCTGGGCGACTTTGAAAAGGTCATCATCCCCAAACGATCAAGGAGTAGCAAAAAAAACTCTGATGGAGCCATAG cagagcagctgaaaggAAAAGTTCCAAAGCTGAAGTGTAATTTCTGTGACAAAATCTTCTCGAAAAACTTTGATCTTCAGCAGCACATTAGAAG tcacacaggagagaaaccctTTCAGTGCATCGTCTGTGGACGAGCTTTCGCCCAAAAGTCCAACGTGAAgaaacacatgcagacacacaag GTGTGGCCTATGGGTGTGGCCAGCACAGTGTCCAGACTACCAATCACAGTAAAGGTGGTACCAGTGTCGCCCaatgaggaggagggggggggcggGGAGCAGCAGCCGCTGCAAGGTgaaccagaggaggaggaagaggggtcACAACAGCAGAACTGTCAAACACAAATAGAAGAAGAGATAGTTCAAACAG AAGCTCCAGGGGAGTTGGAGGAGAGCGCGGCCGAGACTCGGGCTGATCCGGAGGGCGGCGGAGGGGAAGCCACGCAGAACGGGCAGAACGGGCAGAATGGGCAGAACGGGCAAAACGGGCAGAACGGGCAGAACGTGCAGAACGGGCATCCTCAGGTTCAGATGCAGGCGCAGCCCAACCAGGACCAACAGTGCCAAGCTCAGACCAAACAGATAGTTGTAATAGACAGCTCCTACCAGTGCCAGTTCTGCGCCAGCAAGTTTAAGACCTACTTCCAGCTCAAGTCTCACCTGACGCAGCACAAAGGGGAGCAG GTTTATAAGTGTGTATTGAAGTCCTGCTCCCAGACCTTCCAGAAGTTGGATCAGTTCCTGGAGCACATCAGGACGCACCAGGAGCAGCTGACCTACCGCTGCCACCTCTGCAGCAAGGTGTTCCCCTCCCTGTTTGAACTGGGAGTCCACCAATACTCCCACTGCTTCTGCCCACAACAGAGCACACGCAAGGAAACCTCCATCTACAG GTGTGTGAAGTGTCAAAGCAGATATTCTACCCAGGAGGCACTGGAGCAACACCTACTGACTGCCTCGCACAACTTTCCCTGCCCACACTGTCAAAAG GTTTTCCCGTGTGAAAGGTACTTCAGACGCCACCTCCCCACTCATGGCATTGGAGGGAGGTTCAAGTGTCAGATCTGCAAGAAAGCCTTCAAGACAGAGCACTACCTCAAACTGCACACACGTATTCACTCAG GTGAAAAGCCATACAAATGCTCCCTCTGTGAGGCGACGTTCAACAGGAAGGACAAAGTGAAGCGACACATGCTCATCCATGAACCTTTCAAGAAATACAAGTGTCCCTTTAG GACACACGTAGGCTGCACCAAAGAATTCAACAGACCAGACAAACTCAAAGCCCACATTCTCTCACATTCTG GTATCAAACCCTACAAGTGTCTTTTTTGTCAGAAGGCGTTCAGCCGCAGGGCTCACATGCTCGAGCATCAGCAGTCCCACACAGATAACTACCGCTTCAGATGCTCCACCTGCAACAAGGGATTCACCAGACAGAGCTATTACAGAGATCACAAATGTCCTGCGGCAGGAAACgggacaggaagtgaaggagGGACTGGAGAGGCGGAGGAAGACGAGGTCTTGGTGATGCCtaatgcagaggaggaggacggagaggaTGAAGGGAGAAGAAGCAGGTTCTTGAGAAAAGACAAAAGGCCGGGGGGAGATGACGGAGAGAAGGACGACAGCTCAAAGGGCGGCCAAGAGCAGGTGGAAAcacacagggaggaggaggaagaggaggaggaggaggacgaggaggaggaagaagaggaggaggaggaggaagaggaagaggggaggacTGACGAGGGTTGTCAGGCTGCAATGACTATCACCACCATTGAAGGgcaggaggacagagaagaGGATGACGGGATGGAACACGGCGGCGTGGTTCTGGAGCAGATTCAGACCAACGACCAAAACTGTTTGCAGCAGCCATGTTTGTAG
- the e2f1 gene encoding transcription factor E2F1 isoform X2 has product MSETLITGQTSEDLLADFETLLNSGSIDLAEDHQIVIITSPSNEGLHPTAAPTSTGEILLFATPQGPVDVGIQDKRRPALGRPPVKRKLDLDSDHQYVSTSRPSIGQAPPSTPAPPRVPRTTTEKSRYDTSLNLTTKRFLNLLSQSADGVVDLNWASQVLDVQKRRIYDITNVLEGIQLISKKSKNNIQWLGNRVDASLVSRHKELQREVCDLTDAEEQLDELISKCNLQLRLLTEDPQNKKLGYVHCQDLRKSFDSPDQLVMVIRAPPETQMQVSEPSKGYQVSLKSTRGPIDVFLCPEDSSGVCSPVTGSSPSKPNADTSPVPPPTQPTDRSQASTSTTALEVGLSSPAPMHKDQQSLLGGDPFSSLGDMPNFDFSPLSSSDFLNGDGLPLTLDGFINLSPPHSHDYHFGLEDHEGISELFDCDFGDLSQVLGDS; this is encoded by the exons ATGTCAGAGACTCTGATAACAGGGCAGACGTCCGAGGATCTGTTGGCTGACTTTGAGACTTTGCTGAACTCTGGGAGTATTGACCTGGCCGAGGACCACCAGATAGTGATCATCACCAGCCCCAGCAATGAGGGACTCCACCCGACCGCCGCCCCCACCAGCACGGGGGAAATCCTGCTGTTTGCCACGCCACAGGGCCCCGTTGATGTGGGGATCCAGGACAAGAGACGACCGGCTCTGGGAAGACCTCCG GTAAAGAGGAAGTTGGACCTGGACAGTGACCATCAGTATGTCAGCACCTCTCGACCGTCCATAGGCCAAGCACCACCCTCCACGCCAGCCCCTCCCAGAG TTCCTCGAACAACGACGGAGAAGTCACGGTATGACACTTCCTTGAACCTCACCACCAAGCGCTTTCTGAACCTCTTGTCCCAGTCGGCCGACGGCGTGGTGGACCTGAACTGGGCCTCGCAGGTCTTGGATGTCCAGAAGAGACGCATCTACGACATAACCAACGTACTGGAGGGAATCCAGCTGATCTCCAAGAAGTCCAAGAACAACATCCAATGGCT TGGTAATCGAGTTGATGCGTCGTTGGTTTCCCGCCATAAGGAGTTGCAGAGGGAGGTATGTGACCTCACAGACGCTGAGGAGCAGCTGGACGAGCTCATTTCTAAATGCAACCTCCAGCTCCGACTGCTCACAGAGGACCCACAGAACAAGAA GTTGGGCTATGTGCACTGCCAGGACTTAAGGAAGTCATTTGATTCCCCAGACCAGCTGGTCATGGTGATCAGAGCTCCACCAGAGACCCAGATGCAAGTTTCAGAACCCAGCAAG GGTTACCAGGTGTCTCTAAAGAGCACGCGGGGTCCAATCGACGTCTTCCTCTGTCCAGAAGACAGCTCCGGCGTCTGCAGCCCCGTGACAGGAAGTAGTCCCTCCAAACCCAATGCAGACACCTCCCCGGTCCCGCCTCCCACACAACCCACAGACCGATCACAAGCCAGTACATCCACAACAGCCCTGGAAGTGGGTTTATCATCGCCAGC TCCAATGCACAAAGATCAGC AATCGCTCCTGGGAGGCGACCCGTTCTCCAGCCTCGGCGACATGCCCAATTTTGACTTCTCGCCCCTCTCCTCCTCGGACTTCCTGAATGGAGATGGCCTTCCTCTCACATTGGACGGTTTCATCAATCTGTCCCCCCCTCACAGTCACGACTACCACTTTGGACTAGAGGACCATGAAGGTATCAGTGAACTGTTTGATTGTGACTTTGGTGACCTATCGCAAGTTTTGGGGGACAGTTAG
- the e2f1 gene encoding transcription factor E2F1 isoform X1 gives MSETLITGQTSEDLLADFETLLNSGSIDLAEDHQIVIITSPSNEGLHPTAAPTSTGEILLFATPQGPVDVGIQDKRRPALGRPPVKRKLDLDSDHQYVSTSRPSIGQAPPSTPAPPRVPRTTTEKSRYDTSLNLTTKRFLNLLSQSADGVVDLNWASQVLDVQKRRIYDITNVLEGIQLISKKSKNNIQWLGNRVDASLVSRHKELQREVCDLTDAEEQLDELISKCNLQLRLLTEDPQNKKLGYVHCQDLRKSFDSPDQLVMVIRAPPETQMQVSEPSKGYQVSLKSTRGPIDVFLCPEDSSGVCSPVTGSSPSKPNADTSPVPPPTQPTDRSQASTSTTALEVGLSSPASTSSTVTAASQQDPSSLVLGGEIAPGRRPVLQPRRHAQF, from the exons ATGTCAGAGACTCTGATAACAGGGCAGACGTCCGAGGATCTGTTGGCTGACTTTGAGACTTTGCTGAACTCTGGGAGTATTGACCTGGCCGAGGACCACCAGATAGTGATCATCACCAGCCCCAGCAATGAGGGACTCCACCCGACCGCCGCCCCCACCAGCACGGGGGAAATCCTGCTGTTTGCCACGCCACAGGGCCCCGTTGATGTGGGGATCCAGGACAAGAGACGACCGGCTCTGGGAAGACCTCCG GTAAAGAGGAAGTTGGACCTGGACAGTGACCATCAGTATGTCAGCACCTCTCGACCGTCCATAGGCCAAGCACCACCCTCCACGCCAGCCCCTCCCAGAG TTCCTCGAACAACGACGGAGAAGTCACGGTATGACACTTCCTTGAACCTCACCACCAAGCGCTTTCTGAACCTCTTGTCCCAGTCGGCCGACGGCGTGGTGGACCTGAACTGGGCCTCGCAGGTCTTGGATGTCCAGAAGAGACGCATCTACGACATAACCAACGTACTGGAGGGAATCCAGCTGATCTCCAAGAAGTCCAAGAACAACATCCAATGGCT TGGTAATCGAGTTGATGCGTCGTTGGTTTCCCGCCATAAGGAGTTGCAGAGGGAGGTATGTGACCTCACAGACGCTGAGGAGCAGCTGGACGAGCTCATTTCTAAATGCAACCTCCAGCTCCGACTGCTCACAGAGGACCCACAGAACAAGAA GTTGGGCTATGTGCACTGCCAGGACTTAAGGAAGTCATTTGATTCCCCAGACCAGCTGGTCATGGTGATCAGAGCTCCACCAGAGACCCAGATGCAAGTTTCAGAACCCAGCAAG GGTTACCAGGTGTCTCTAAAGAGCACGCGGGGTCCAATCGACGTCTTCCTCTGTCCAGAAGACAGCTCCGGCGTCTGCAGCCCCGTGACAGGAAGTAGTCCCTCCAAACCCAATGCAGACACCTCCCCGGTCCCGCCTCCCACACAACCCACAGACCGATCACAAGCCAGTACATCCACAACAGCCCTGGAAGTGGGTTTATCATCGCCAGCGTCCACGTCGTCCACAGTGACGGCAGCCTCCCAGCAGGACCCCTCATCACTGGTGTTAGGTGGTGA AATCGCTCCTGGGAGGCGACCCGTTCTCCAGCCTCGGCGACATGCCCAATTTTGA